TCATCGCCGAATCCGCACTCCGCGCACTCGAGTCCGGTGAACTCGAGTACAACGCTGGCAAACTCGCCCAGTTGGTCGAGGAGACGGGAACGCGGCTGGCGATCATCACGCAGGACAGCCCGGATCCGGACTCGATTGCGAGCGCGGCGGCGTTGCAGGCGATTGCAGATCATCTCGGCGTCGAGTCGGATATCATCTATCTGGGCGACGTGGGCCATCAGGAGAATCGGGCGTTCGTCAATCTGCTCGGCATCGACCTCGTGCAGTGGGACGAAATCGAGGATCGGTCGGTCTACGACAGTGTCGCGCTGGTCGATCGTGAGACGTCAGCCGAACTCGATCTCTCCGTTGATGCGGTGATCGACCACCGTGAGGCAGACCAGGAGTTCGAACCCGAGTTCGTCGACATTCGCCCGAATATGTCCTCGACGTCGACGATTATGACGAAGTACATCCAGGAGTTCGATATGAACGTTTCCGAGGAGGTTGCCACCGCCTTGCTCTACGGCATCCGCGCGGAGACGCTGGATTTCAAACGCGACACTACCCCCGCCGATCTGACGGCCGCAGCGTATCTCTATCCGTTTGCGAACCACGACACCCTAGAACAGGTCGAGTCGCCGTCGATGTCGCCCGAAACGCTCGACGTGCTCGCGGAGGCGATTGCTAACCGCGACGTGCAGGGGAGTCACCTCGTCTCGAACGCAGGGCTCGTCCGCGACCGCGAGGCACTCACGCAGGCGGCGAGTCATCTCCTGAATCTCGAAGGCGTCACGACGACGGCCGTCTTCGGCATCGCGGACGAAACCATCTTCCTCGCGGGCCGCTCGAAGGACATTCGCATCAACATCGGCAAGGTGTTAGACGACGCCTACGGCGAGATGGGTGAGACTGCGGGCCACTCGACACAGGCCAGCGCAGAGATTCCGCTGGGGATCTTCACTGGGATCGAAATCTCCGAGGATACGCGGGATACGCTGCTTGATCTGACCGAGGAAGCGGTCAAGCGAACGCTGTTCGATGCGATGGGCGTCGACGGTACCGAAGGGGCGAACGGGAGTTAGCGTTCAGGCGACCAGTTCGGTTTCTTCTTCGTCGGGGTCGCGGACGCGCTCGACGACATCGTTGATCAGGATGACGTCACCGACCGCACGCACCCAGCGGTAGGGTACGATGACGCCCTGCCCGGTCGCGGACTCCTCGGCGAACAGTTCAGTGTTCAGGTTGCCGAGTGCGAGTCCGGTGACGGTCTGGCCGTCGACGTTCAGTTGCAGGTCCTCGACTTCGCCGACGAAGACGCCGCTGTTCGAGTAGACCTCGCGTCCGACGAGAGAGGTGATCTCCTGGTGAGTGTTGTTGCCGTCCATGTCTGGGCACATGCGCGGCGTGCTCTTAATTGTTGGTCAGACGCGACAGTTGGCTGTAGCGACTAGATACGAGATCGTTCATATCGAGCTATAGAACCACTCACTCGGTATGCTATATCCACGGCACTGCCGTGTGGGGATCGCTGGAAGAGAGTGAGAGACGAGAAACTTCGGGCCAGCACTGGGATTGTGCCAGTGGCGATGTTCACTCTGGTACCATCGAGAGTGGCTCTGCCGTGTCGGCGAGCGCGGCGATCTGGTCGCGTGCCCACTCACACGCGACGGGATCCTCGTTGACGAGCAATCCACGAGGTTCGGCGTCTGCATCACAGATGAGGACGATCGTCAACGGCGTTGGTATGGATTTTGAGTCAGTAGCTGTTGGTGTTCTGTCACCATCAGTGTCATTCTTACGGCCACTACTACTGCCACTATCACAGCCACTGCCAGGACCACTACTACTGTCAGTATCGCAGCCACTGCCACGACCACAGCTACTGTCACTCTCAGTATCGACATCAGTATTGGCCTCGGTATCAGAATCGACCAGAATGAGGCCATACGACGGCGTCTGTGGCGCTTCACGCAAGACGAGGCGGCCAGTCGAAAGCGCACTCGCGGTCCCCTCCCGGAACGTACAGAGCAACGTCTGGATCGCCGACGCGGGCGCAGTCACCTCGATCGATTGGGCATCACCAACCGCAGTGCAGTAGGCACTCGCCAGACAGTGCGTCGGTCCCGGTGCCACCACCTGGTGGCTCGTGCCCGTTTGTAACAGCGCCTCGAGTGTACGCTCGAGTACGTCCACTGTCTCTCCCGCCTGGCTTGGCATCGTCCCTGGTCCCTTCCCTGTCCCAGTTTCGCCCGTGACCTGGCTCTTTGACTCAGACTCAGACTCAGACTCAGACTCGGACTCGGACTTGGACCCAGACTCAGACCCAGACCCAGACCCAGACCCAGACCCAGACCCAGACCCAGACCCAGACCCAGACCCAGACCCAGACCCAGACCCAGATCCAGACTCAGACTCGGACCCGGACTCAGACTCGGACCCGGACTCAAACAACTCGAGTACCACCTCATCAGGAAGCCAGTCAACGAGCTGTGCTGGCTCGGTCGAGGTCGTGATTGGCGTCGCGCCATCGACGACGCGCCAGCTTAGATCTTCGGTTGGCGGGAGCGACGCGAGTAACTCGCTCGTCCGCGTTACCTGATCGAAACGGGCAGACAGTCGGGTGAACGATCCGAGCGCGAGGTCGCCAGCGACAGTCAACTGGTACTGACAGCACCCGTCGCTGGTCGTCTGGTCGACCAACGCGGCATCCTGCAGCTCCGAGAGTCCCCTATCGACCGTCGACCGGGACACCTCGAGTTCGCTCGCGAGTTCGGACGGGCGAGCAGGGGCCGACGAGAGCCGCCGGAGCAGGGGTTCGCGACGACGAACGACGGCGAACAGCCCGTGGTCACTCACCATAATCGACAGGTGTGTTCGACACGGAGATAATGGTGGTGTTTGCTGGGACGGGAGGGATGAAGGCAGTGTTCTGACGCCGACCACTTATGAATGAGCGACAGATATATGTGTGTGTGACAGAGGGTGAGCAGTACATCGACGAATGAGTGTATAGGAGTCGACTTTGAATACTCGTGTGCCGGGGTGCCTCTGACAAACCGGCAGTGTTCGGTGGGTAGGCTGCCCGACTACGCACCGACATTTTCGTTTCGGGCGGCTCCAGATCAGGTCGACATCGACTCGTAGAGATCATCGAGCGCCGCGTGGTCGGAGAGCAGCGTCTTCATCTGGTCGACGGTAGCCGCGTCTCGAGTCCGACCGCTGCGGACGATGTCTTCGGCGCGTTCGACCGTGGTGAGCGTATCCGTCTGGATCGAAATAATCGGGAGTCCCTTCTCGGCCGCCTGCCCGATGACCGCACCGGACGGACGGTGGCCGCCGGTCAGGATGAGACAGCGAACGCCGGGGGCCTCGAGTGCTGCCGTCTGAATCTCCGCCCGGTCGCCGCCGGTGATGACGGCTGCGTCCTTCGTCCGGCGGAAGTAGCGCAGCGCGCTGTCGGCACCCATCGCGCCGACGGCGAAGCGCTCGACGTAGGCGTCAGCGCCGTCCTCGACGAGCAGTGTGCCGCCGAGTTCGTCCGCGAGCGTTTCGACAGTGACGCCTGAGAGCGACCGCTCGCTCGGAACAATGCCGAAGACAGTCACGCCACTGGTTTCGAGGAACGGCACGACATCCGTCTCGAGTTGGTCGTAGGCTGCATCGGTGACGTTGTTGAAGACGACGCCGACGAGTCGGTCGCCGAAGGCGTCGGCAGCGGCCAGCACGTCGTCGATGTCACCGGGGGTTTCGTAGGGGGCGACCAGCAGAACGCTGGCGTCGAGCAGCGCGGCGATGTCTGGGTCGGTAAGGTCGACAATGCCGCCCACGTCGTAGCGACCGCCACCTTCGACGAACATCCGGTCGCAATCGGCGGCGAGGCCCTCGTAGGCCTCGACGATCCGATTCTGGAGTTCGCCGGCGTCCTCGCGGCTGCGGATGGCCTGTTCGATGAACGTCGGTGAGTAGACGACGGGTTCTAGGTCGTGCATTTCCGCGTCGAGGTCGAGGAGTTCGCGGGCGAGCATGGGATCCTCGTCGAGCGTTTTGCCGACGTTGCTCTGCAGACGCGTCCCCTTGGGTTTCATGTAGCCGACCTGCTCGCCGCGGCTCTGTGCGAGGCGGGCGAGTGCCATGGTGATCGCGGTTTTGCCGGTGCTCTCCTCGAGTGAGGCGACGAGCAGCGTGTCGGCATCCGTTTCGGGTGTGGGACCGCTCGTCGACCTGGTTTCAGTGGTCGTGTTGGCGGTCTCGGTGGTGTTGCTGTGGTCGGTAGTGTCAGTGTCAGTGACGGGATCGGTGTCGGTGTCGGTGTTGGTTGCAGCGTCGGTGTTGGTGTTGGTTGCAGCGTCGGTGTTGGTGTCGGTATCAGTATCAGTATCGGTCATGACAGTTCCTCCGTATCGACGGTCAGTCGCAGATCGATCGCCTGTACCCCTTCAGGTCCCGCAACGAGCGGGTTCACGTCGAGTTCCAGAATCGCCGGGAAGTCGGTGACCAGTTGCGAGAGTCGCTGGATCGTCTCGACGATCGCGTCCACATCGGCTGGCTCCCGCCCGCGTGCGCCGCGCAACAACGGCGCAGCCCGAATTTCGTCGACCATTTCGCGGGCCGCGTTCTCGCCGATCGGTGCGACACGAACCGACGTATCCTCCAGAATCTCGACGAAGATGCCGCCGAGCCCGAACAGCAAGAGCGGGCCGAACTGCGGATCGCGGTTCACCCCGACGATGGTCTCGGTCGTCCCCTCCAGATCGAGCATCGCCTGTACCTGCACGCCGAGGATGGTCGCGTCGGGCTGGTAGTTGCGCGCCCGGGCGACCACGTCCTCGTAGGCGTCGTACACCTCGTCGTCGCTCACGCCGATTTTCACACCGCCGATATCCGACTTGTGAGTGATATCCGGGCTCACGATCTTCATCACAACGTCGCCCTCGATCGCTTCGGCAACCTCGCGAGCACGAGCCGGGTCGTCGACGATTTCGCCCGGCGGCGTCGGGATGCCGTAGGCGTCGAGCAACGCCATCGACTCGATCCCGAGTCGGTTGTCGTCCCGGCGCTCGACTCGTTCGAGAATCTCGCGTGCCCGCTCGCGGTCGACGTCGAACGCTGCGGGCTCGTCACTCGTCCGCTGGCCAACGTCTCGATAGCGCGCGAGCGCGTTGAGTCCGCTGACAGCACGCGCTGGATCGAAGTAGTTCGGAATGCCGAACTCGCGGAGCACCGTTTCGGCCGCTCTGGCCCGGTCGCCACCCATCAGACTGGTGACGATCGGTTTTTCGAAGTCCTGGCGCTTTTCGATGACGACCTCCGCGAGTTTGTCGTACTTGATCACCGCCGTCGGCGCACTGACGACGACCGCCGATCCGACGTTTGGATCAGCGAGGGCGATCTCGAGTGCCCGGCCGAAGCGGTCGATGTCTGCGTCGCCGATGGCGTCGATCGGATTGTAGACGTTTGCCTCGTCGGGCATCGCCTCCTGCAGTTTGTCGATTGTCTCGTCGGTGAAATCAGCCATTCCCAGCGTCGAGTCACCGACCGCGTCGGTCGTGAGTACGCCCGGACCGCCCGCGTTCGTTACGACGGCGACGCCGTCCGACTCTGGCGCGGGCAGCCCGGACAGCGCTCGCGCGGCGTCGAACAGTTCCTGGACGGAACTCGCACGGATGACACCAGCCTGCTCCAGCCCGGCCTCGTAGGCGCGCTCGCTGCCCGCGATTGCGCCAGTGTGTGATGAGGCAGCCTGCGCGCCGGCGTCGGTCCGGCCCGACTTGACGAGCACGATTGGCGTCTCCTCGGTGACCTCCCGGGCCGTCCGGATGAACTCGTCGCCGGCGTCGATATCCTCGAGATAGCCGATGATCACGTCGGTTTCCGGATCCTCTCCCCACTCGCGGACGAAGTCCGTCTCGTCCAGGATCGTCTTGTTGCCGAGCGAGACCACGTCCTGGAAGCCGATCCCCTGCTCGTTCGCCCAGTCGAGGACCGCTGTGATGAACGCCCCCGACTGACTCATGAAGGAGATCGACCCGTCACGGGCGCTCTCCGGGCCGAACGTCGCGTTCATGCTCACCGGTGTCGACATGACGCCCAGGCTGTTCGGGCCGACGACGTTGAGGTCGTACTCCGCTGCAATCTCGCGCAACTCTGCTTCTCGTCGTGCCCCCTCGCCGCCGCTCTCGGCGAACCCGGCCGTGATGACGACCACGTGTTGTGTACCCACCTCGCCGATCTCGCGGATCGTCTCGAGTACGGCCGGCGGCGGCACGACGACGACGGCCAGATCGAGTGGCGGTGCGCTGGCGACGTCTGGATACGCCTCGAGGCCGAGCACAGTCTCGTGGCTCGGGTTGATCGGAACGACCTCGCCGACGAACTCCTGGTGGAGGTTCTCGAGGATCGCGCGGCCGACCGCGCCCTCGCGTTCGGTCGCACCGATCACGCCGACAGTCTCGGGGGCGAACAGCTCGGATAACCGTCCCATCGGTCGAAGTGTCGACGGCAAGGGAGGTAAAACTGCACCCGGCTTCCCGCGGGGTGGGAGAAGGGTTAGATAAGAGATGAAAGTGGGGGAACAACAGAGTGGGCGCTCGCGTCAGTGCATCGAAATTGCAGCCGTCGACCGGTCTGAGACGACGATCGCGAGCAGGTAGATCCCGATAGCGGCGACGATGATGGAGCCACCGGCCGGGAGGCCCTGGCTAAACGCGAAGGCGAAGCCAGCCACGATCGAGAGTTCGCCGAACAGGATCGAGAGGTACAGCGTCTCACGGAAGCTCTGTGCAACCTGCGAGGCTGCGGCGACGGGGATGACGAGCATCCCGGCGACGAGAATTACGCCGAGGACCTGCATCGCGCCGACGACGACCACGGCGGTCATCACGACGAGCAGAGTGTTGTACCGCGTCACGTCGAGCTGGGCGACGCGAGCCGCCTGTTCGTCGAACGTGATGAACAGCAGCTGTTTGTACGTGACTGCGACGACGGCGACGACGGCCACGGTGAGCACAGCCATCAGCCGAGCGCCTCCAGCGGTGACGACACCGAGGCTTCCAAAGAGGAAATTCTCAATTTCGACGGCGATAGCGACGAAGCCACGACCCCAGCTAATCAGTAACGTCCCGACTGCGAAGCTCCCCGTGAGCATGATCGCAATCGGAACGTCACCGTACGTGCTCGTATGCTCCGTGAGCCACTGGACGCCGAGTGCGCCGAGCACGCTCACGACAAGTGCGATGAGCAGCAGTGATCCGTCCCAGCCAGTCAGTCCCGAGAACAGGATGCCAACTGCAATGCCGGCGAACGCGGTGTGAGCGAGCGTCTCGCCGATGAGTGCCATCTGCCGGTGGACGAGATACGTACCGACCAGCGGCGCGACGATGCCGACCAGGATTCCCGTCGCAATCTGTCGCCAGACGAACGCATGCTGGAAGAGGTTCGACCCGATCACGTAGTCCAGCCACATACCGGCGATCAGCACCTGCTCGAAGAGCAACTCCGCGGCTGGGCCGATTCCCGTTACCGTGTACGCCGACTCGAGTGACGGATGCAGACCCGCGAGCGGATAGTGGCGGAGCCAATCGATGAGCAGAAACCCGATCAGGAGCGCAGCAACTGCGCCGACGAGCGCGATACCGGTGAGTTCGGCGCGCCGACGGAGAGAGCGTGGCGTATGGCCTCGTCGGCTCTCCTCCTCGCGTGGCGTCGCGTGTGCTGGCGACGGTGTGTCAGCAGCCGGATTCGTGTTCGTCTTCGACTCCGAATCCGTACCCGACTCCATATCCGACTTAGACGGCGACTCTGTCCCGGTCATCAGTGGTGGTGGTGCACGACAGTTCCCGTCGCGCCGTAGGCTTCACTCAGCGCATCGCTCTCGACGAACGACTCCGTGTCGCCGTGATGATACAGCTCTGTATTGATACAGGCGATACGATCCGCGCGGTCCGTGACGACACCGATATCGTGCTCGATCAAGATGATCGCGATGCCGTCGTCGTTCAGCGACTCGAGTAGCTGGTAGAACGCGTCCCGAGATTCGGCGTCGACGCCGACGGTCGGTTCGTCGAGCGCGAGCAGGTCCGCCTCCGAGGCGAGCGCGCGTGCAATGTAGGCCCGCTGGCGCTGGCCGCCGGAGAGTTCGTTGACCCGCTGTTCTGCGAGGTCCGTGATGCCGACCGTCTCGAGTGCCTCTTCGGCGATGGCCTCGTCGTCGGCGGAGAGGCGGGAGTGGCCGGCGTGGGCGAATCGGCCCATACGGACGCACTCGCGGACGGTGACGGGCATCGTGCCGCCGCGGCTGGTCGCCTGCTGGGAGACGTAGCCGATGCGGTTGCCCTGGTCGAAGTCGTCGACAGGCTGGCCGAACAGTTCGACCGAGCCCTCATCCGGGGAGAGCAGGCCGAGCATGAGATGAAGGAGTGTGGTCTTCCCCGACCCGTTCGGGCCGATAAGTCCGAGAAAGTCCCCCTGATCGACGGTCAGACTCACGTCCGAGACGGCGGGCTGTTCGCCATAGGAAAACGATACGTCCTGGCAGTCGACGACCGAACTCACTGTAGTCTCACTTCCTGTTGGGCGGTCCGTGCGTTTAGTTCTTCCAGTTCGCGATTGCGGCTCCGGGTGCAAGTATGCAGTTCTGATTGGCTGAGTGCGGACAGAGCGACAGCCGGGAGGGATTGATTCGTGGCCACTGCGATCACTCCGCCTCGAGTGCCTTCCGAAGCGCGGGCAGGTTCAGTTCCTCCATCTGTTCGATCCAGCCCCAGTCCTGCTCGTTCCACTCGTCGGTCGTCCCCTCAGCAGGGCTGA
The DNA window shown above is from Natrialba magadii ATCC 43099 and carries:
- a CDS encoding DHH family phosphoesterase, producing the protein MSTGVTISSISDYAILGCGSVGYAVAEELVEQGKDVLIVDRDENRVESLRDQDLDARTADISEPEVADLVDDRDVVLILASDVESNKQAVEHIRADNDNQFVVARASDPVSGDELSTLGADIVINPSSVIAESALRALESGELEYNAGKLAQLVEETGTRLAIITQDSPDPDSIASAAALQAIADHLGVESDIIYLGDVGHQENRAFVNLLGIDLVQWDEIEDRSVYDSVALVDRETSAELDLSVDAVIDHREADQEFEPEFVDIRPNMSSTSTIMTKYIQEFDMNVSEEVATALLYGIRAETLDFKRDTTPADLTAAAYLYPFANHDTLEQVESPSMSPETLDVLAEAIANRDVQGSHLVSNAGLVRDREALTQAASHLLNLEGVTTTAVFGIADETIFLAGRSKDIRINIGKVLDDAYGEMGETAGHSTQASAEIPLGIFTGIEISEDTRDTLLDLTEEAVKRTLFDAMGVDGTEGANGS
- a CDS encoding PRC-barrel domain-containing protein, with the protein product MCPDMDGNNTHQEITSLVGREVYSNSGVFVGEVEDLQLNVDGQTVTGLALGNLNTELFAEESATGQGVIVPYRWVRAVGDVILINDVVERVRDPDEEETELVA
- a CDS encoding ArsR family transcriptional regulator, with amino-acid sequence MVSDHGLFAVVRRREPLLRRLSSAPARPSELASELEVSRSTVDRGLSELQDAALVDQTTSDGCCQYQLTVAGDLALGSFTRLSARFDQVTRTSELLASLPPTEDLSWRVVDGATPITTSTEPAQLVDWLPDEVVLELFESGSESESGSESESGSGSGSGSGSGSGSGSGSGSGSGSGSGSESGSKSESESESESESESKSQVTGETGTGKGPGTMPSQAGETVDVLERTLEALLQTGTSHQVVAPGPTHCLASAYCTAVGDAQSIEVTAPASAIQTLLCTFREGTASALSTGRLVLREAPQTPSYGLILVDSDTEANTDVDTESDSSCGRGSGCDTDSSSGPGSGCDSGSSSGRKNDTDGDRTPTATDSKSIPTPLTIVLICDADAEPRGLLVNEDPVACEWARDQIAALADTAEPLSMVPE
- a CDS encoding phosphotransacetylase family protein, giving the protein MTDTDTDTDTNTDAATNTNTDAATNTDTDTDPVTDTDTTDHSNTTETANTTTETRSTSGPTPETDADTLLVASLEESTGKTAITMALARLAQSRGEQVGYMKPKGTRLQSNVGKTLDEDPMLARELLDLDAEMHDLEPVVYSPTFIEQAIRSREDAGELQNRIVEAYEGLAADCDRMFVEGGGRYDVGGIVDLTDPDIAALLDASVLLVAPYETPGDIDDVLAAADAFGDRLVGVVFNNVTDAAYDQLETDVVPFLETSGVTVFGIVPSERSLSGVTVETLADELGGTLLVEDGADAYVERFAVGAMGADSALRYFRRTKDAAVITGGDRAEIQTAALEAPGVRCLILTGGHRPSGAVIGQAAEKGLPIISIQTDTLTTVERAEDIVRSGRTRDAATVDQMKTLLSDHAALDDLYESMST
- a CDS encoding acetate--CoA ligase family protein; translation: MGRLSELFAPETVGVIGATEREGAVGRAILENLHQEFVGEVVPINPSHETVLGLEAYPDVASAPPLDLAVVVVPPPAVLETIREIGEVGTQHVVVITAGFAESGGEGARREAELREIAAEYDLNVVGPNSLGVMSTPVSMNATFGPESARDGSISFMSQSGAFITAVLDWANEQGIGFQDVVSLGNKTILDETDFVREWGEDPETDVIIGYLEDIDAGDEFIRTAREVTEETPIVLVKSGRTDAGAQAASSHTGAIAGSERAYEAGLEQAGVIRASSVQELFDAARALSGLPAPESDGVAVVTNAGGPGVLTTDAVGDSTLGMADFTDETIDKLQEAMPDEANVYNPIDAIGDADIDRFGRALEIALADPNVGSAVVVSAPTAVIKYDKLAEVVIEKRQDFEKPIVTSLMGGDRARAAETVLREFGIPNYFDPARAVSGLNALARYRDVGQRTSDEPAAFDVDRERAREILERVERRDDNRLGIESMALLDAYGIPTPPGEIVDDPARAREVAEAIEGDVVMKIVSPDITHKSDIGGVKIGVSDDEVYDAYEDVVARARNYQPDATILGVQVQAMLDLEGTTETIVGVNRDPQFGPLLLFGLGGIFVEILEDTSVRVAPIGENAAREMVDEIRAAPLLRGARGREPADVDAIVETIQRLSQLVTDFPAILELDVNPLVAGPEGVQAIDLRLTVDTEELS
- a CDS encoding metal ABC transporter permease, whose amino-acid sequence is MTGTESPSKSDMESGTDSESKTNTNPAADTPSPAHATPREEESRRGHTPRSLRRRAELTGIALVGAVAALLIGFLLIDWLRHYPLAGLHPSLESAYTVTGIGPAAELLFEQVLIAGMWLDYVIGSNLFQHAFVWRQIATGILVGIVAPLVGTYLVHRQMALIGETLAHTAFAGIAVGILFSGLTGWDGSLLLIALVVSVLGALGVQWLTEHTSTYGDVPIAIMLTGSFAVGTLLISWGRGFVAIAVEIENFLFGSLGVVTAGGARLMAVLTVAVVAVVAVTYKQLLFITFDEQAARVAQLDVTRYNTLLVVMTAVVVVGAMQVLGVILVAGMLVIPVAAASQVAQSFRETLYLSILFGELSIVAGFAFAFSQGLPAGGSIIVAAIGIYLLAIVVSDRSTAAISMH
- a CDS encoding metal ABC transporter ATP-binding protein, which gives rise to MSSVVDCQDVSFSYGEQPAVSDVSLTVDQGDFLGLIGPNGSGKTTLLHLMLGLLSPDEGSVELFGQPVDDFDQGNRIGYVSQQATSRGGTMPVTVRECVRMGRFAHAGHSRLSADDEAIAEEALETVGITDLAEQRVNELSGGQRQRAYIARALASEADLLALDEPTVGVDAESRDAFYQLLESLNDDGIAIILIEHDIGVVTDRADRIACINTELYHHGDTESFVESDALSEAYGATGTVVHHHH